Proteins co-encoded in one Rhodopirellula bahusiensis genomic window:
- a CDS encoding efflux RND transporter permease subunit, whose protein sequence is MTDNDETIENAKRSMLGRLIWFCLTNKLVVLLLVIATLGWGVMVAPFDWDTGVLPRDPVPVDAIPDIGENQQIVFTQWMGRSPQDVEDQIGYPLTVALLGIPEVKTIRSYSMFGFSSIYIIFGEDADFYWSRTRVLEKLNSLPAGTLPDGVQPTLGPDATALGQIYLYTLEGRDPDGNPTGGWDLRELRTIQDYYVRYSLTSAEGISEVASIGGFVQEYQIDVDPDAMRAAGVTLAKVFESIRMTNVDVGARTIELNKAEYVIRGLGFIENIEDIEKTVVKVTDNVPITVADVANVSLGPALRRGALDKAGAEAVGGVAVVRYGYNPLAAIKNIKQRIKEVSPGLPTKVLVDYTKTSADEVDLYADRHDLEPITGATASSDAWVKHLRGMPQEQWPTWITTSQVAVVPFYDRTGLIYETLGTLNTALFEEILVTIIVILVMVIHLRSSFLISALLPLAVLMCFIAMKTFGVDANIVALSGIAIAIGTMVDMGIILTENILKYLDEAAPEDDKMTVIFKAAHEVAGAVLTAVTTTVVSFLPVFTMIGAEGKLFRPLTFTKTFALAASVIVALTIIPPAAHVLMGGRIESKSLRRGAWFALLILGIAASILLTWWIGAILIALSAYKLYEERIPERYQRYGPYTASAVAALVVGVLLTQEWLPLGPQKGLLLNLLFVGGLIGGILGFFTVFQRFLYEPILRWCLNHKLAFLCLPTAILLFGGSAWLGFDKVFGFVPKTFSMVGISDSTVRESGPWRTATNALPGLGKEFMPPLDEGSFLYMPTTMPHASIGEAMDVLQLQNQLLVSIPEVESVVGKIGRADTPLDPAPVSMIETYITYKSEYKTDEDGHRLNFRYDTEANEYVRDDDGELILDPTGRPFRQWRDEMRTPDDIWQAITTAAQIPGTTSAPKLQPIAARIVMLQSGMRAPMGMKVKGPDLETIERVALELESLLKQIPTVQSSAVIADRIVGKPYLEIDIDRDSIKRYGLHIRSVQDVIEVAIGGRQITTTVEGRERFPVRVRYARELRDDLESLERILVPTPTGSQIPLGQLADIRYTRGPQVIKSEDTFLLGYVLFDKKPGEAEVDVVEDAQAFLQAKIDSGEFTLPAGVTYTFAGNYENQIRSQKTLAIVLPLALGIIFLILYLQFKSAITTSLVFSGILIAWAGGFIMLWLYGTEWFLDFSLLGTNMRELFQVKTINLSVAVWVGFLALFGIASDDGVVIASYLDESFRKDRIESAKHAREATVAAGLRRVRPCLMTTATTILALIPILTSTGRGSDIMVPMAIPSFGGMVIAIITMFIVPVLYCSAMEWKLRLGIRDERFAKDA, encoded by the coding sequence ATGACTGACAACGATGAAACCATTGAAAACGCGAAACGCTCGATGCTCGGCCGGCTGATCTGGTTCTGCCTGACCAACAAGCTCGTTGTGTTGTTGCTGGTCATTGCCACGCTGGGTTGGGGCGTCATGGTCGCGCCGTTTGACTGGGACACCGGCGTGTTGCCTCGCGATCCCGTTCCCGTCGACGCGATTCCCGACATTGGCGAGAACCAACAAATCGTGTTCACGCAGTGGATGGGTCGCAGCCCACAGGACGTCGAGGACCAGATCGGTTATCCGTTGACGGTTGCGCTGTTGGGCATTCCCGAAGTCAAGACGATCCGCAGCTATTCGATGTTCGGCTTCTCGTCGATTTACATCATCTTCGGCGAAGACGCAGACTTCTATTGGTCGCGAACGCGAGTGCTGGAAAAGCTGAACAGCTTGCCCGCCGGTACCTTGCCCGATGGCGTGCAACCGACTCTCGGACCGGACGCGACAGCATTGGGGCAGATTTATCTTTACACGCTCGAGGGCCGCGATCCTGATGGCAACCCGACCGGCGGTTGGGACTTGCGAGAGCTGCGAACGATCCAAGATTACTACGTTCGCTATTCGTTGACTTCAGCGGAAGGGATCAGCGAAGTCGCGTCGATCGGCGGATTCGTTCAGGAATACCAAATCGACGTTGATCCCGATGCGATGCGGGCCGCTGGAGTGACGCTTGCGAAGGTGTTCGAGTCGATCCGCATGACGAACGTTGATGTGGGAGCTCGGACGATCGAACTGAACAAGGCGGAATACGTCATCCGCGGTCTTGGCTTCATCGAGAACATCGAAGACATCGAGAAGACGGTCGTAAAAGTGACGGACAACGTGCCGATCACGGTGGCCGACGTAGCCAACGTGTCGCTTGGACCGGCGCTACGGCGTGGTGCGCTCGACAAGGCCGGTGCCGAAGCCGTCGGCGGAGTCGCGGTCGTGCGTTACGGATACAACCCGCTGGCAGCGATCAAGAACATCAAACAGCGTATTAAGGAAGTCTCGCCAGGCCTGCCGACGAAGGTGCTTGTCGATTACACAAAGACGTCGGCCGATGAAGTTGATCTCTACGCCGACCGGCATGACCTGGAACCGATCACGGGAGCGACGGCCAGTAGTGATGCTTGGGTGAAGCATCTTCGTGGCATGCCTCAAGAACAGTGGCCGACGTGGATCACGACCAGTCAAGTCGCGGTTGTGCCATTCTACGATCGCACGGGGTTGATCTACGAGACGCTGGGCACGTTGAACACAGCGCTGTTTGAAGAAATCCTCGTGACGATCATCGTGATCTTGGTGATGGTCATCCATTTGCGCAGTTCGTTCCTGATCAGCGCTTTATTGCCGCTGGCGGTGTTGATGTGCTTCATCGCCATGAAGACGTTTGGCGTGGACGCAAACATCGTGGCGTTGTCCGGCATCGCGATTGCGATCGGGACGATGGTCGATATGGGGATTATTCTCACCGAGAACATTCTCAAATACCTGGATGAAGCTGCGCCCGAAGACGACAAAATGACGGTGATCTTCAAAGCGGCTCACGAAGTCGCCGGTGCGGTGCTGACCGCCGTGACAACGACCGTGGTCAGTTTTCTGCCAGTATTCACGATGATCGGTGCGGAAGGAAAGCTGTTTCGTCCGCTCACATTCACCAAGACGTTTGCACTCGCGGCATCCGTCATTGTGGCGCTGACAATCATTCCGCCAGCCGCCCACGTGTTGATGGGCGGGCGCATTGAGTCAAAGAGTTTGCGTCGCGGGGCTTGGTTCGCTTTGCTGATTCTCGGCATTGCCGCGTCGATACTGCTGACATGGTGGATCGGTGCAATCTTGATCGCGCTGTCGGCTTACAAGTTGTACGAAGAACGCATCCCCGAACGCTATCAACGCTACGGACCGTACACGGCGAGTGCTGTCGCCGCTCTGGTCGTCGGCGTGTTACTGACGCAGGAGTGGTTGCCGCTGGGACCGCAGAAAGGTTTGCTGCTGAATCTCCTGTTCGTTGGCGGATTGATTGGTGGCATCCTCGGATTCTTTACCGTCTTTCAACGATTCCTGTACGAACCGATCCTGCGTTGGTGCCTGAATCACAAGCTCGCGTTTCTCTGCTTGCCAACTGCGATTCTGTTGTTCGGTGGATCGGCTTGGTTGGGATTCGACAAGGTCTTCGGTTTTGTCCCCAAGACGTTCTCGATGGTTGGCATTTCAGATTCGACCGTTCGGGAGTCCGGTCCTTGGAGAACAGCAACCAACGCACTACCGGGACTCGGCAAAGAATTCATGCCGCCGCTCGATGAAGGTTCGTTTCTCTACATGCCCACCACGATGCCTCACGCTTCGATCGGTGAAGCGATGGACGTGTTGCAGTTGCAGAACCAATTGCTCGTGTCGATCCCCGAAGTCGAATCGGTCGTCGGCAAGATCGGTCGCGCCGACACTCCGCTTGATCCGGCACCGGTGTCGATGATTGAAACGTACATCACCTACAAGTCGGAATACAAAACCGACGAAGACGGTCACCGGCTGAACTTCCGCTATGACACGGAAGCAAACGAGTATGTCCGCGACGACGACGGTGAGCTGATCCTTGATCCCACCGGTCGTCCGTTCCGGCAATGGCGAGACGAAATGCGCACGCCTGACGACATTTGGCAAGCGATCACGACGGCGGCCCAGATTCCAGGCACGACGTCCGCCCCTAAATTGCAGCCGATCGCGGCTCGGATCGTGATGCTGCAAAGCGGCATGCGTGCGCCGATGGGAATGAAGGTGAAAGGCCCGGACCTGGAGACGATCGAGCGGGTTGCGCTGGAATTGGAATCGCTGTTGAAGCAGATTCCAACGGTCCAATCGTCAGCCGTCATCGCTGACCGCATCGTCGGCAAGCCGTACTTGGAGATCGACATCGACCGCGACTCGATCAAGCGATACGGACTGCACATTCGCAGCGTGCAGGACGTGATCGAAGTTGCGATTGGCGGACGGCAAATCACCACGACCGTCGAAGGTCGTGAGCGTTTCCCGGTGCGAGTTCGTTACGCCCGCGAACTGCGGGACGATCTCGAATCGCTCGAACGGATTCTAGTTCCAACGCCGACCGGATCGCAAATCCCGCTCGGACAACTCGCCGACATTCGCTACACGCGAGGTCCGCAAGTCATCAAGAGCGAAGACACGTTCTTGCTGGGGTACGTGCTATTCGACAAGAAGCCAGGCGAAGCGGAAGTCGACGTTGTCGAAGATGCTCAGGCGTTCCTGCAAGCGAAGATCGACTCGGGCGAGTTCACGCTGCCAGCCGGAGTCACCTACACATTCGCAGGCAACTACGAAAACCAAATCCGATCGCAGAAGACACTGGCAATTGTGTTGCCACTCGCACTCGGGATCATTTTCTTGATCCTGTATCTGCAATTCAAATCAGCCATCACAACATCGCTAGTCTTCAGTGGCATCCTGATCGCGTGGGCGGGCGGTTTCATCATGCTGTGGTTGTACGGAACCGAATGGTTCCTCGATTTCAGCTTACTCGGCACCAACATGCGTGAGCTGTTCCAAGTCAAAACGATCAACCTGAGTGTTGCCGTTTGGGTCGGCTTCCTGGCTCTATTCGGCATCGCCAGCGACGATGGCGTCGTGATCGCTTCGTACCTCGACGAGAGCTTCCGCAAGGACCGCATCGAGAGTGCCAAACACGCTCGCGAAGCCACCGTGGCTGCGGGTCTGCGTCGAGTTCGACCGTGTTTAATGACCACGGCGACGACAATCCTGGCATTGATTCCAATCCTGACATCGACCGGCCGCGGCAGCGACATCATGGTGCCGATGGCGATCCCCAGCTTCGGCGGCATGGTCATCGCAATCATCACGATGTTCATCGTGCCGGTCTTGTATTGCAGTGCGATGGAGTGGAAGTTGCGGCTGGGTATCCGAGACGAACGCTTTGCGAAGGACGCTTGA
- a CDS encoding anti-sigma factor family protein yields MSTNDCKTVQPYLSAYHDGELAAGQAATVAKHVESCESCAAELSSFRSIGSDFAQTPIPAKPSDLWQRIERELPMAAEPVTLSRRFSVWIRESPYGAGLVSLAASILLLLGFGLWYGGDQGSVNNTAGGMAMHSHEGEEGMSADHMLEFAGVMDDYLQKLPNDPDAAEQMLLTKYDGEKVDADGAVKLVGYRPIVSGGLPEGYSLASTSVLKMPCCTCVKAVCKRNDGSTLVLFEHDDEETAWFGDRRQSMATCGDKDCCLVDLDSSIAATWKQGTRSVTAVGVRDQEEVAKLVTWLDKS; encoded by the coding sequence ATGTCAACCAACGATTGCAAAACGGTGCAGCCATATCTGTCGGCTTATCACGACGGCGAGCTTGCGGCTGGACAAGCGGCAACGGTGGCGAAACACGTTGAGTCATGCGAATCGTGTGCGGCAGAGCTGAGTTCGTTCAGGTCAATCGGGTCGGATTTCGCTCAAACGCCCATCCCAGCAAAACCGTCTGATCTGTGGCAGCGAATTGAGCGTGAACTTCCGATGGCCGCTGAGCCGGTGACCTTGTCGCGACGGTTTAGCGTTTGGATTCGCGAGTCGCCGTACGGCGCGGGGCTGGTGTCGTTGGCCGCGTCGATTCTGTTGTTGCTCGGTTTTGGACTTTGGTACGGCGGCGATCAGGGTAGCGTGAATAACACTGCCGGCGGCATGGCGATGCATTCGCATGAAGGCGAAGAAGGCATGTCAGCTGACCACATGCTCGAGTTCGCTGGGGTGATGGATGACTATTTACAGAAGTTGCCCAACGACCCTGACGCAGCGGAACAGATGCTGCTTACCAAGTACGACGGTGAAAAAGTCGACGCGGACGGAGCAGTTAAGTTGGTCGGCTATCGACCGATCGTCTCGGGCGGATTGCCCGAGGGATATTCGCTGGCATCAACCAGCGTCTTGAAAATGCCTTGCTGCACGTGCGTAAAGGCGGTTTGCAAACGCAACGACGGTTCGACGTTGGTTCTATTTGAACACGACGACGAAGAGACGGCTTGGTTTGGCGATCGCCGCCAGAGCATGGCGACGTGCGGCGACAAAGATTGCTGTCTCGTCGATCTCGATTCCAGCATCGCGGCAACTTGGAAGCAAGGTACTCGAAGCGTCACCGCCGTCGGCGTTCGCGACCAAGAGGAAGTGGCGAAGCTGGTGACCTGGTTAGACAAATCCTAA
- a CDS encoding efflux RND transporter periplasmic adaptor subunit: protein MNEFFKQHRGKLWIAQAVAFVLLGVFVASWFGGGSDEPKVSSSSDTSNSEAMQGKPTIWTCSMHPQIRRDGPGSCPICGMDLVPVRESADGVRTVSISSEIKSLMNVQVSPVRRQYVTADVRMVGKIEYDETRLAHITAWVPGRLERMFVDYTGVEVNKGDHMVQIYSEALYTAQEELLAATRRDRPQSSSRFIEPLDLAESAREKLRLLGLTPEQIQTIEQRGKSSETVTIYSPVGGVVVGKLKQEGDRVQTGDRIYTVADLNHLWVQMDAYESDLAWLRYGQDVEFTTEAYPGEVFHGRIAFIDPVLNEDTRTVKVRVNVSNDDGRLKPEMFVRAIVKSNVAAGDRVLDASLAGKWISPMHPEIVKDQPGDCDICGMPLVRAESLGYVTAEPTNAAKPLIVPTSAVLLTGTRAIVYVQIPDADKPTYEGREIVIGPRAGDFYLVKSGLNEGDLVVTNGNFKLDSALQISAKPSMMTPQGGGGGGHNHGGMEMPKADEGVTMNASPMELVPAVRDAMQGIVEQYKTIQEKVEAANLAEIRAGYDELDKAVEAVPADLIGPDMRPQWFEIAMLFRNDVTEGREANSMREADRVFALTRQHVDQMKVQFPLPMSHDEMQMPAMTNMDAPPEVTQQLNGFVGPYLGVGKALAADDLESAKQAVEPLHQRLASLLPIVSESKAVEMWNKEKRDLSEIVARLQKASDLAAMRSGFALLSEQMLSLERMFGLPTDAALYELHCPMAFEGRGASWIQSDDAVRNPYYGPSMLKCADKVEKL from the coding sequence ATGAACGAATTCTTCAAACAACACCGCGGGAAACTCTGGATTGCACAAGCGGTGGCGTTTGTTCTGCTCGGTGTCTTCGTCGCTTCGTGGTTTGGCGGCGGCTCGGATGAGCCGAAAGTGTCCTCGAGTTCCGATACGTCGAATTCGGAGGCAATGCAAGGGAAACCGACGATTTGGACTTGCTCGATGCATCCGCAAATCCGTCGCGATGGTCCGGGAAGTTGTCCGATCTGCGGGATGGACTTGGTTCCGGTGAGAGAATCGGCCGACGGTGTTCGCACCGTTTCGATCAGCTCTGAGATCAAGAGTTTAATGAACGTTCAGGTCAGCCCCGTGCGTCGGCAATACGTGACGGCCGATGTTCGGATGGTGGGCAAGATCGAGTACGACGAAACACGACTTGCCCACATCACGGCTTGGGTTCCCGGCAGGCTCGAACGCATGTTCGTTGACTATACGGGCGTCGAAGTCAACAAGGGCGACCACATGGTGCAAATCTACAGCGAGGCACTCTACACCGCGCAGGAAGAGTTGCTTGCCGCCACTCGGCGGGACCGGCCGCAAAGCTCATCGCGTTTCATCGAACCACTCGATCTTGCCGAATCCGCTCGCGAGAAACTGCGGTTGCTGGGACTGACGCCAGAACAGATTCAGACAATCGAGCAACGTGGTAAGTCATCCGAAACCGTAACGATCTATTCGCCGGTTGGCGGCGTGGTCGTCGGCAAGTTGAAACAAGAAGGTGATCGCGTACAGACCGGCGACCGAATCTACACTGTCGCGGATTTGAACCACTTGTGGGTTCAGATGGATGCTTACGAATCGGACCTAGCTTGGTTGCGGTACGGGCAAGACGTCGAGTTCACGACCGAAGCTTATCCGGGCGAGGTTTTTCACGGTCGCATCGCGTTCATCGACCCGGTGTTGAACGAAGATACGCGAACGGTGAAGGTTCGCGTGAACGTCAGCAACGATGACGGCCGACTGAAGCCGGAGATGTTCGTGCGGGCGATCGTGAAGAGCAACGTCGCGGCGGGCGACCGAGTGCTTGATGCGTCGTTAGCTGGAAAGTGGATCAGCCCGATGCATCCCGAGATCGTGAAAGATCAACCGGGCGACTGCGACATTTGCGGGATGCCATTGGTACGGGCCGAATCATTGGGCTATGTCACCGCGGAACCGACCAACGCTGCGAAGCCGCTGATCGTACCGACGTCAGCCGTGTTGCTGACCGGCACACGAGCGATCGTCTACGTTCAGATTCCCGACGCAGACAAGCCGACTTATGAAGGTCGCGAGATTGTGATCGGTCCGCGAGCAGGTGACTTCTATCTGGTGAAGTCCGGTCTCAACGAAGGCGACCTCGTTGTGACCAACGGAAACTTCAAGCTCGACAGTGCGCTGCAGATTTCTGCGAAGCCCTCGATGATGACACCTCAAGGTGGTGGCGGCGGTGGACACAACCACGGCGGTATGGAAATGCCAAAGGCAGATGAAGGTGTCACGATGAACGCGAGCCCGATGGAGTTGGTGCCAGCGGTACGTGATGCGATGCAAGGCATTGTTGAGCAATACAAAACGATTCAAGAAAAGGTCGAAGCAGCGAACCTCGCAGAGATTCGTGCCGGCTACGACGAACTGGATAAAGCGGTCGAGGCGGTGCCAGCAGACTTGATCGGCCCCGACATGCGACCGCAGTGGTTCGAGATTGCGATGTTGTTTCGCAATGACGTCACTGAAGGCCGCGAGGCCAATTCCATGCGAGAAGCCGATCGGGTGTTTGCATTGACTCGCCAGCACGTCGATCAAATGAAGGTTCAGTTCCCGCTGCCGATGTCTCACGACGAAATGCAGATGCCAGCCATGACAAACATGGACGCTCCGCCAGAAGTGACTCAGCAATTGAACGGCTTTGTCGGTCCCTACTTGGGAGTTGGCAAGGCGCTCGCGGCCGACGATCTGGAGAGTGCGAAGCAAGCCGTCGAGCCGTTGCATCAGCGATTGGCTTCATTGCTGCCGATCGTCTCTGAGTCCAAAGCGGTCGAGATGTGGAACAAAGAGAAACGCGACTTGTCCGAGATCGTCGCAAGATTGCAGAAAGCAAGCGACCTCGCCGCCATGCGGAGCGGATTCGCGTTGCTGTCTGAGCAGATGCTGAGCCTGGAGCGGATGTTCGGCCTTCCCACCGACGCGGCTCTTTACGAACTGCATTGCCCGATGGCGTTTGAGGGACGTGGTGCATCGTGGATTCAGTCCGACGATGCGGTTCGCAATCCGTACTACGGCCCGTCGATGCTGAAGTGTGCCGACAAAGTCGAAAAGTTGTAG
- a CDS encoding efflux RND transporter periplasmic adaptor subunit, with amino-acid sequence MSHPLADAPRKSPRQEPVEPSVNGHKVPAAETEINQDAESKPRGPTRRGISLVLGSIGPTLVLAGFAAVFYYGHHNDWRIPKFAALTGDVEPVVDDWCEEHAVPESICVECDPTLMAKGPDYGWCSVHGVHNCTLDHPDVAQLKETPTVPVEDLERAARALAIAHRKENNSACEVYQSRIQFASIESVQQAGVDVELVERAPITESIVGNGEIIYDPTRQASMASRVPGSVWKVTKNVGDPVEVGEVLAVIDAAGVGEIKTALLRALAEQKLQQQNVSRLSSARAAIAGSRILDANAALAKAQADVLAAEQSLRNLGLPAEVGELQGLSEQQVLDRLRLLGIPDELRTQLNSRTVTSNLLPIRSPIQGVVVQRSVSAGEVVDPTRILFQVADVRQMWLTLNIPLESSEQLAIGQPVEFRADGSRDVVTGTLDWISTSADNTTRMLQVRAVLDNSDGRLRNETFGMGEVILRKESDAIVIPTGSSHWEGCCQVVFVRDKDYFASPESYKVFHVRSVRLGAVNGDVTEIISGVLPGEVIATDGSDVLRAQLLKNNLGAGCDCVAE; translated from the coding sequence ATGAGTCATCCGCTTGCCGATGCGCCGAGAAAAAGTCCTCGGCAAGAACCCGTGGAGCCGTCCGTCAATGGACACAAGGTCCCCGCCGCCGAAACTGAAATCAATCAGGACGCCGAATCGAAACCTCGCGGTCCCACTCGCCGCGGCATCTCGTTGGTGCTAGGCAGTATCGGACCGACCTTGGTTTTGGCCGGGTTCGCAGCAGTGTTTTATTACGGGCATCACAACGATTGGCGGATACCCAAATTCGCCGCACTGACCGGCGATGTCGAACCGGTTGTCGATGATTGGTGTGAAGAACATGCGGTGCCGGAGTCCATTTGTGTCGAGTGTGATCCGACGTTGATGGCCAAGGGGCCTGACTACGGTTGGTGCAGCGTCCACGGCGTCCACAACTGCACGCTCGACCATCCCGATGTTGCCCAACTCAAAGAAACACCCACTGTTCCGGTCGAAGATTTAGAACGTGCGGCTCGTGCATTGGCGATTGCGCATCGCAAAGAAAACAACAGCGCTTGTGAGGTCTACCAGTCACGAATTCAGTTTGCTTCGATCGAGTCGGTTCAACAAGCTGGCGTCGATGTTGAACTGGTCGAGCGTGCCCCGATCACCGAGTCGATCGTTGGTAACGGCGAAATCATCTACGATCCAACGCGACAGGCGAGCATGGCGTCGCGGGTGCCGGGAAGCGTTTGGAAGGTCACCAAGAACGTGGGCGATCCGGTGGAGGTTGGTGAAGTTCTGGCGGTGATAGATGCGGCGGGAGTTGGCGAGATCAAAACGGCCTTACTGCGGGCGCTGGCGGAACAAAAACTTCAACAGCAAAACGTTTCGCGATTGAGCAGCGCTCGCGCCGCGATTGCCGGTTCCCGAATTTTGGATGCGAACGCGGCGTTGGCGAAAGCTCAGGCGGACGTCTTGGCGGCGGAGCAATCGCTGCGGAATTTGGGACTGCCCGCCGAAGTCGGTGAGTTGCAGGGCTTATCAGAACAACAGGTGCTCGATCGCTTGCGATTGCTGGGAATTCCGGACGAGCTTCGGACGCAGTTGAACAGTCGAACCGTCACGTCAAACCTGCTGCCGATTCGATCGCCAATCCAAGGTGTCGTGGTTCAGCGGAGTGTTTCCGCGGGCGAAGTCGTTGATCCGACGCGGATTCTCTTTCAGGTTGCCGACGTTCGCCAAATGTGGTTGACGTTGAACATTCCGCTAGAAAGCTCCGAGCAGTTGGCGATCGGTCAGCCTGTCGAGTTTCGCGCCGACGGTAGCCGCGATGTCGTCACCGGAACATTGGACTGGATTAGCACTTCGGCAGACAACACGACGCGGATGTTGCAGGTTCGAGCCGTGTTAGATAACTCGGACGGACGCCTCCGCAACGAGACCTTTGGGATGGGGGAGGTGATCCTGCGGAAAGAGTCTGACGCGATTGTGATCCCAACCGGTTCGTCTCACTGGGAAGGTTGTTGCCAAGTCGTCTTTGTTCGCGACAAGGACTACTTCGCCAGCCCCGAAAGCTACAAGGTTTTCCATGTCCGCTCGGTTCGATTGGGAGCGGTCAATGGCGATGTGACAGAGATCATTTCGGGTGTGTTACCGGGCGAAGTGATCGCGACTGACGGCAGCGACGTGCTGCGGGCACAACTTCTCAAGAACAACCTTGGTGCAGGCTGCGACTGCGTCGCCGAATAA